A genomic segment from Sulfitobacter mediterraneus encodes:
- a CDS encoding glycosyltransferase family protein, translating into MAQTEDGPINGSAASRRVMFYSHDTFGLGHLRRSRALASALTEGDDNASAIILTGSPVAGRFTFPERVDHIRLPGVTKLPDGSYISQTLGLDIDRTTALRAGLIQSAVEQYQPDLLIVDKEPTGFRGELLTTLEWLRKEGRTRVVLGLRDVLDQPDVLAAEWDRKGAVEATERYYDEIWVYGVRDVYDPTEGLPLSEAARARMHWTGYLRREVTDATETPNHPYVLITPGGGGDGAAMVSLVLSAYEQDPDLSPKAVLIYGPFLSGEVRDAFDARVAKLDGRVAAMGFDSRIEALFAGAEGVICMGGYNTFCEVLSFDRPAVIVPRTKPRLEQWIRASRAEQLGLVRMLDETRDGMTTDAMIRAIRNLPQQGKPSDAGADGLLDGLDVVVERARALMQKDKDT; encoded by the coding sequence ATGGCGCAAACCGAAGACGGGCCGATCAACGGCAGCGCGGCCTCTCGCCGGGTGATGTTCTACAGCCACGACACATTTGGCCTTGGACATCTGCGCCGGTCGCGGGCGCTGGCCTCTGCGCTGACCGAAGGGGATGACAACGCCTCGGCGATCATTCTGACCGGATCACCCGTTGCGGGGCGATTTACTTTTCCTGAACGTGTTGACCATATCCGCCTGCCCGGCGTGACCAAGCTGCCCGATGGCAGTTACATCAGCCAGACCCTTGGTCTTGATATTGACCGCACCACGGCCCTGCGCGCCGGTTTGATCCAAAGTGCGGTGGAGCAATACCAGCCCGATTTGCTGATCGTGGACAAAGAACCCACCGGCTTTCGCGGGGAGCTTTTGACCACTTTGGAATGGCTGCGCAAAGAGGGGCGAACGCGGGTTGTTCTGGGCTTGCGTGACGTGCTGGACCAGCCCGACGTTTTGGCCGCCGAGTGGGACCGCAAAGGCGCCGTTGAGGCGACCGAACGCTATTACGATGAAATCTGGGTCTATGGCGTGCGCGATGTCTATGACCCTACTGAAGGCTTGCCCCTGTCAGAAGCCGCCCGTGCCCGCATGCATTGGACAGGCTACCTGCGCCGTGAAGTGACCGATGCCACGGAAACGCCCAATCACCCCTATGTGCTGATCACGCCCGGTGGCGGCGGGGACGGAGCGGCGATGGTGTCGCTGGTGCTTTCGGCCTATGAACAGGATCCTGACCTGTCACCCAAGGCGGTTCTGATCTACGGGCCGTTCCTGTCTGGCGAGGTCCGTGATGCCTTTGACGCGCGTGTTGCCAAGCTGGATGGCCGGGTGGCCGCCATGGGTTTTGACAGCCGGATCGAAGCTTTGTTTGCCGGGGCTGAGGGCGTGATTTGCATGGGCGGGTACAACACATTTTGTGAGGTTCTGTCCTTTGACCGGCCCGCGGTGATTGTGCCGCGCACCAAGCCGCGGCTCGAGCAATGGATCAGAGCCAGCCGCGCCGAGCAACTGGGTCTGGTGCGGATGCTGGACGAAACCCGCGATGGCATGACCACAGACGCAATGATCCGCGCCATTCGCAACCTGCCTCAGCAGGGCAAACCATCGGATGCCGGTGCCGACGGGCTGCTGGATGGTCTGGACGTGGTGGTGGAACGCGCCCGTGCGCTGATGCAGAAAGACAAAGACACATGA